One genomic window of Sphingomonas ginsengisoli An et al. 2013 includes the following:
- a CDS encoding DUF2924 domain-containing protein, translated as MTPVEQKIAQLPGMRPTELRALWREIWRQPAPHLGPDLLRRGIAWKLQARVHGDLPSSVRREIDRVLARLRTGEALAPLRPSLRPGTRLIRQWNGASYQVVVLDSGFEHAGQRYGSLTEIAREITGTHQSGLRFFGIAARKSAA; from the coding sequence GTGACCCCGGTCGAGCAGAAGATCGCGCAGCTGCCCGGCATGCGCCCGACCGAGCTGCGAGCGTTGTGGCGGGAGATCTGGCGCCAGCCGGCGCCGCACCTCGGGCCCGATCTGCTGCGGCGCGGGATTGCATGGAAGCTGCAGGCGCGCGTCCACGGTGATCTGCCGTCGTCGGTGCGACGCGAGATCGATCGCGTGCTGGCGCGGCTTCGAACTGGCGAAGCACTGGCACCACTCCGCCCCTCACTGCGGCCGGGCACGCGGCTCATCCGGCAGTGGAACGGCGCGTCCTACCAAGTGGTCGTACTCGACAGTGGCTTCGAGCATGCCGGCCAGCGCTATGGCAGCCTGACTGAGATTGCACGGGAGATCACCGGGACGCACCAGTCGGGCCTGCGCTTCTTCGGCATAGCCGCCCGGAAGAGCGCTGCGTGA
- a CDS encoding response regulator produces MIESSSTVILVVDGDVLVRHGISDYLRDCGYRVVEASNTDEAKVVLEDTSMHIAAVLCDAEAPGSLSPFRLRSWATERRHDVQIALAGNIEVAANKAAELCEQGPHLARPYDPQSVVDYIKRLISAAARDRS; encoded by the coding sequence ATGATCGAAAGCAGCTCAACGGTCATCTTGGTTGTCGATGGCGACGTGCTCGTACGCCATGGGATTTCCGACTACCTGCGAGATTGCGGTTACAGGGTTGTTGAAGCTAGCAATACGGACGAGGCCAAGGTTGTTCTGGAGGACACCAGCATGCACATAGCTGCGGTGCTCTGCGATGCTGAGGCGCCAGGATCTCTTAGCCCATTCCGCCTGCGATCGTGGGCCACCGAGCGCCGTCACGACGTTCAGATTGCGTTAGCCGGAAACATCGAAGTCGCTGCAAACAAGGCCGCTGAACTCTGCGAGCAAGGTCCACACCTCGCTCGACCGTACGACCCCCAGAGCGTTGTCGACTACATCAAACGCCTGATTAGCGCCGCCGCCCGCGATCGAAGCTAA
- a CDS encoding response regulator has translation MIVSDANREAVGLPKRTLLLVEDEILVRIFIAEILRDEGFEVLEAATSEEALRQFRAHPRISLVVSDVKMPGPIDGVQLSFAIKALEPHKPLILVSADFDLGTPHSADVFLPKPFQPAELIFLIKQAISAK, from the coding sequence GTGATAGTTTCTGACGCCAATCGAGAAGCTGTCGGGCTGCCGAAGCGCACTCTCCTCTTAGTTGAGGATGAGATCCTCGTCCGCATTTTCATTGCGGAGATCCTTCGCGATGAAGGCTTTGAAGTGCTTGAGGCAGCAACTTCCGAAGAGGCGCTGCGACAGTTTCGAGCTCACCCTAGGATCAGCCTCGTGGTAAGTGATGTCAAAATGCCCGGTCCGATCGATGGAGTTCAACTCTCGTTCGCGATCAAAGCTTTAGAACCCCACAAACCGCTCATCTTGGTGTCGGCCGATTTCGACCTGGGGACCCCTCACTCGGCAGATGTTTTCCTTCCCAAGCCATTCCAGCCGGCCGAACTCATATTTCTAATCAAACAGGCGATTTCGGCAAAATGA
- a CDS encoding integration host factor subunit beta has product MIRSELVNKLCGDFPDLTQREVETVVASLFDSITEQLAEGGRVELRGFGAFSTRQRDARVGRNPRTGDSVDVDAKCVPYFKPGKEMRERLNLTEVTAEAAE; this is encoded by the coding sequence ATGATCCGGTCGGAACTGGTCAACAAGCTGTGTGGGGACTTCCCCGATCTGACCCAGCGTGAGGTCGAGACGGTGGTCGCCTCCCTGTTCGATTCGATCACCGAGCAACTGGCCGAGGGCGGCCGGGTCGAATTGCGCGGCTTCGGTGCCTTCTCCACCCGCCAGCGCGATGCCCGCGTCGGCCGCAACCCGCGCACCGGCGACAGCGTCGATGTCGACGCCAAGTGCGTGCCCTACTTCAAGCCCGGCAAGGAAATGCGCGAGCGCCTCAACTTGACCGAGGTCACCGCCGAGGCCGCCGAATAA
- a CDS encoding 2Fe-2S iron-sulfur cluster-binding protein codes for MAEFTRPKNSKIQEGSQYPAQPGKRLKTLKVYRYDPGSGANPTFDRYVIDLDTTGPMVLDALIKIKNEIDTTLTFRRSCREDICGSCAMAAHQSHVCDHQTKVRVSLTPLGKYYIPPQPAPL; via the coding sequence TTGGCCGAGTTCACGCGTCCGAAGAACAGCAAGATCCAAGAGGGGAGTCAGTATCCTGCCCAGCCGGGCAAGCGCCTCAAGACTCTCAAGGTTTACCGATACGATCCCGGCAGTGGGGCTAATCCCACGTTCGACCGCTATGTGATCGACCTCGACACCACCGGACCTATGGTCCTGGACGCGCTAATAAAGATCAAGAACGAGATCGACACCACGCTGACGTTCCGACGATCGTGCCGCGAGGACATCTGCGGTTCTTGTGCGATGGCCGCGCATCAAAGCCACGTCTGCGACCATCAGACTAAAGTGCGCGTTAGTCTGACACCACTAGGTAAATACTACATTCCGCCGCAGCCGGCGCCTCTATAG
- a CDS encoding DUF423 domain-containing protein, which translates to MKGERTAAAGALLAAIAVALGAFGAHALKSRLAPEQLGWWQTAGQYLLPHAVAVVALGLAGQPKLRLPAMLLSGGAVVFAATLYAMALGGPRWLGAVTPLGGLSMIGGWGVLAWRLLRRGD; encoded by the coding sequence GTGAAGGGCGAGCGGACCGCCGCGGCGGGCGCGCTGCTCGCCGCCATCGCGGTCGCGCTGGGGGCGTTCGGCGCGCATGCGCTGAAGAGTCGGCTGGCACCCGAGCAGCTCGGCTGGTGGCAGACCGCCGGGCAATATCTGCTGCCCCATGCCGTCGCGGTGGTCGCGCTGGGGCTGGCCGGACAGCCCAAACTGCGGTTGCCCGCGATGCTGCTCAGCGGCGGCGCGGTCGTGTTCGCGGCGACGCTCTACGCGATGGCGCTCGGCGGGCCGCGCTGGCTTGGCGCGGTGACCCCGCTTGGCGGACTGTCGATGATCGGTGGCTGGGGAGTGCTTGCCTGGCGCTTGCTCAGGCGAGGCGACTGA
- a CDS encoding SMP-30/gluconolactonase/LRE family protein: MISLSLCALLCGVMVYLAFSSWRRRKRSGREGLLQVPSRVLLGVRSIIFMVCGVALLAACFVPFLVFFAACLAGTAVVGLCCVPAMRHRRSTDFGVSVLVSVAAFGAAILQPLGLKVMLLPTAANLPYQPISSRVLKTYDAGLAFEGIAAGSDGTLYLTGNRNLNFNVSDYYRKASGVLIARAPSGSERVLFQTPIGTTAGMIAVDADGTIFMTSHGEVSGVWKIGRREAPKMISRLPGGAWPNGIAFGPDGQLYSADSSLAAIWKIDPSSGHAAQVIADKALAARPFIALAPGANGIQFKGRQMIVTVSDSAEALSYELNSAGHFGRAKVLAKGVPGDDFAINSDGSIFVTTHPYDTLVRIDERGKRTLVGDNRQHIVGATAAAFGRGTFDRATLYVVTDGGAFTKGPEARGQLVALYPQGQ; this comes from the coding sequence ATGATCAGTTTAAGTCTATGCGCGCTGCTTTGCGGCGTGATGGTTTACCTCGCCTTCTCGTCATGGCGCCGGCGGAAACGATCAGGTCGCGAGGGACTGCTTCAAGTGCCCAGCCGAGTGCTCCTGGGTGTCCGTTCAATCATCTTTATGGTCTGCGGCGTCGCATTGCTCGCCGCATGCTTCGTGCCTTTTTTGGTTTTCTTCGCCGCATGCTTGGCGGGCACTGCCGTAGTGGGGCTTTGCTGCGTTCCCGCCATGCGGCACCGACGTAGCACTGATTTCGGAGTGTCCGTCTTGGTTAGCGTCGCCGCATTTGGTGCGGCCATCCTTCAGCCCCTCGGCCTAAAGGTAATGCTGCTGCCGACAGCTGCTAACCTACCCTACCAACCGATCTCCTCGCGGGTTCTGAAGACCTATGACGCAGGTCTTGCTTTCGAAGGCATTGCCGCCGGCTCAGATGGCACGCTCTACCTTACCGGCAACCGCAATTTGAATTTCAACGTCAGCGACTACTACCGCAAAGCAAGCGGCGTCCTGATCGCGCGCGCTCCGAGCGGAAGCGAGCGAGTGCTCTTTCAAACTCCGATCGGCACTACTGCTGGAATGATCGCCGTGGATGCTGACGGAACGATCTTCATGACCAGTCACGGCGAAGTTTCAGGGGTTTGGAAGATCGGCAGGCGAGAAGCGCCAAAGATGATCTCCCGTCTTCCAGGTGGCGCCTGGCCAAACGGTATCGCCTTTGGACCGGACGGCCAGCTCTACTCGGCTGACAGCTCGTTGGCTGCGATCTGGAAGATCGATCCCTCGTCTGGTCACGCTGCTCAAGTGATTGCTGACAAGGCGCTAGCAGCACGGCCCTTCATCGCGCTCGCTCCTGGTGCCAATGGCATCCAATTCAAGGGCCGGCAGATGATCGTCACTGTTTCTGACTCAGCAGAGGCGCTCTCTTACGAACTGAACTCGGCTGGCCATTTCGGTCGGGCGAAGGTCTTGGCGAAGGGTGTCCCGGGCGACGATTTTGCCATCAACTCCGACGGCTCGATCTTTGTCACCACGCACCCGTATGACACGCTCGTTCGTATCGATGAGCGCGGTAAGCGAACTTTGGTCGGCGATAACCGCCAACACATTGTGGGTGCGACAGCTGCGGCATTCGGCCGAGGCACTTTCGACCGGGCAACGCTTTACGTGGTCACCGACGGCGGAGCTTTCACTAAGGGACCTGAAGCAAGGGGTCAGCTCGTCGCGTTGTATCCGCAGGGGCAATGA
- a CDS encoding recombinase family protein, translated as MKPRRCAIYTRKSTEEGLEQSFNSLDAQREACGAYILSQAHEGWRAVSDHYDDGGWSGGNMERPALKQLLADVQAGKVDVIVVYKVDRLTRSLADFARIVDILDKAGASFVSVTQAFNTTTSMGRLTLNVLLSFAQFEREVTSERIRDKIAASKRKGMWMGGPEPLGYVVRDRKLVIEPFEAETVRMLFRRYAEGRSIVRLVDELAQEGVTTTQRTQGSGRVIGGKTIYRGPLARLLQNPLYIGKVKHRGELFDGEHEAIIEPALWEEVQAVLETNRNARKVGASTRYPSLLTGMLTDPDGRPMTPVFTSRGGKRHHYYVSRLTPGEARKSAWRVPAAEVDRAVISLVQKAMLEQAASVGCISSLDDSRASSERLPGLPVPEQRRQLLALALQAKLASEHITIELKDAAPQSIAIRLASRGNERRVITAADRMHQEPDPALVRMVALAMAVRTSALTGTKDSLVDHFSPRHRARMLKISFLAPEVLSAIIEGRQPADLTTQRFLRCEEMPLAWEAQRQALRL; from the coding sequence GTGAAGCCGCGCCGCTGCGCCATCTACACGCGCAAGTCGACCGAAGAGGGACTTGAGCAGTCCTTCAACAGCCTCGATGCGCAGCGAGAGGCTTGTGGCGCCTACATTCTCAGCCAGGCGCACGAGGGCTGGCGGGCGGTTAGCGATCACTACGACGATGGCGGCTGGTCCGGTGGCAACATGGAACGCCCTGCCCTCAAGCAGCTGCTGGCGGATGTGCAAGCCGGCAAAGTCGACGTCATTGTCGTCTACAAGGTCGATCGCCTGACCCGCAGCCTCGCCGACTTCGCGCGGATCGTCGACATCCTCGACAAGGCTGGTGCTTCCTTCGTCAGTGTGACCCAGGCCTTCAACACCACCACCAGCATGGGCCGGCTGACGCTCAACGTCCTGCTATCCTTTGCGCAGTTCGAACGCGAGGTCACCAGCGAGCGCATCCGCGACAAGATCGCGGCGTCCAAACGCAAGGGCATGTGGATGGGCGGCCCTGAGCCGCTCGGATACGTCGTGCGCGATCGCAAGCTGGTGATCGAGCCCTTCGAAGCAGAGACGGTCCGCATGCTCTTCCGGCGCTACGCCGAGGGTCGGTCGATCGTCCGGCTGGTCGACGAGCTTGCGCAGGAGGGCGTTACCACCACCCAGCGAACCCAAGGCAGCGGCCGCGTCATCGGCGGCAAAACCATCTACCGTGGTCCACTCGCGAGATTGCTTCAGAACCCTCTCTACATCGGCAAGGTCAAGCATCGCGGTGAACTGTTTGACGGCGAGCATGAGGCGATCATCGAGCCCGCCCTGTGGGAGGAGGTGCAGGCAGTCCTCGAGACCAATCGCAACGCACGTAAAGTCGGAGCGAGCACCCGCTACCCGAGTTTGCTGACCGGCATGCTCACCGATCCGGATGGCCGGCCCATGACCCCGGTGTTCACAAGCCGCGGTGGCAAGCGCCACCACTATTACGTCAGCAGACTGACGCCGGGTGAAGCCCGCAAATCCGCCTGGCGCGTTCCCGCAGCAGAAGTCGATCGGGCGGTGATCAGCCTTGTCCAGAAAGCGATGCTTGAGCAGGCAGCCTCAGTGGGATGCATCTCTTCCCTAGACGACAGCCGTGCATCATCCGAGCGACTGCCCGGCCTGCCGGTGCCTGAGCAGCGCAGGCAGCTGCTGGCTCTGGCGCTGCAGGCAAAGCTCGCCTCCGAGCACATTACGATCGAACTCAAGGACGCTGCGCCGCAGTCGATCGCCATCCGCCTTGCGAGCCGCGGCAACGAACGGCGCGTGATCACCGCCGCTGACCGTATGCATCAGGAGCCCGATCCCGCGCTCGTCAGGATGGTCGCGCTAGCGATGGCGGTGCGCACTTCAGCCCTCACCGGCACCAAGGATTCGCTCGTGGATCACTTCAGTCCGCGCCATCGCGCGCGGATGCTCAAGATCTCGTTCCTGGCGCCCGAAGTCCTGAGCGCCATCATCGAAGGACGGCAGCCCGCCGATTTGACGACCCAGCGCTTCCTGCGCTGCGAAGAAATGCCCCTCGCCTGGGAAGCGCAGCGCCAAGCTCTTCGCCTTTAG
- a CDS encoding MarR family winged helix-turn-helix transcriptional regulator, which translates to MSHPTLELKKAYLALRRALDATVGSFGLTSAHFDVLQLLLHEDGLQHRELQRRLAISSPTLTNIIDVLEREGHVQRQADAHDARVKTIHMTSKARHLCSSKSFCDAGEKLVEQMFDGFSDQQAREFMTSLKKIELNLEAITA; encoded by the coding sequence ATGTCGCACCCCACCCTCGAGCTCAAAAAGGCCTATCTGGCGCTCCGTCGGGCGCTTGACGCTACGGTCGGCTCGTTCGGCCTGACCAGCGCACACTTCGATGTACTTCAGCTTCTACTCCACGAAGACGGTTTGCAGCATCGTGAGTTACAGAGGCGCCTCGCGATCTCCTCTCCCACACTCACCAACATCATCGACGTGCTTGAGCGCGAGGGGCACGTTCAACGACAAGCCGATGCCCATGACGCACGAGTGAAGACGATACATATGACGTCGAAAGCTCGACATCTTTGCAGTTCTAAGAGTTTTTGCGACGCTGGTGAAAAGTTGGTCGAGCAGATGTTCGACGGCTTTAGCGACCAGCAAGCCAGAGAGTTCATGACCTCGCTCAAGAAGATCGAGCTGAATCTTGAGGCGATCACCGCTTAA
- the rpsA gene encoding 30S ribosomal protein S1 gives MATTAFPTRDDFAAMLNESLGGENEAFEGRVVKGTVTGIENDLAVIDVGLKSEGRVPLREFAAPGQKAELKVGDEVEVFVDRVENANGEAMLSRDRARREAAWDKLEKEFEAGNRVDGVIFGRVKGGFTVDLGGAVAFLPGSQVDIRPVRDVQPLMDLPQPFQVLKMDRRRGNIVVSRRAILEETRAEQRSGLIQSLAEGQIIEGVVKNITDYGAFVDLGGIDGLLHVTDISYKRVNHPSEVLNIGDTVKVQIIRINRETQRISLGMKQLESDPWEGASAKYPIDGTFRGRVTNITEYGAFVELEPGIEGLVHVSEMSWTKKNVHPGKIVSTSQEVDVKVLEVDEEKRRISLGLKQAQSNPWHDFADKHPVGSTVEGEVKNATEFGLFIGLDGDVDGMVHMSDIAWGVSGEEALQLHHKGEQVQAVVLDVDVEKERISLGMKQLERGGVAAGGTGTGANKGETVTVTVLEVRDGGLEVQIGDDGATGFIKRTDLGRDRDEQRPERFQVGQKFDAQVTGFDRSKKPTFSIKALQIAEEKQAVAQYGSSDSGASLGDILGQALKEAQGKTKK, from the coding sequence ATGGCCACTACGGCTTTTCCGACCCGCGACGATTTCGCGGCCATGCTCAATGAATCGCTCGGCGGCGAGAACGAGGCCTTCGAGGGCCGCGTCGTCAAGGGCACCGTCACCGGGATCGAGAATGACCTCGCCGTCATCGACGTCGGCCTGAAGAGTGAGGGCCGCGTGCCCCTGCGCGAATTCGCCGCGCCGGGTCAGAAGGCCGAGCTCAAGGTGGGTGACGAGGTCGAGGTGTTCGTCGACCGCGTCGAGAACGCCAATGGCGAAGCGATGCTCAGCCGCGACCGCGCCCGCCGCGAAGCCGCCTGGGACAAGCTCGAGAAGGAATTCGAAGCCGGCAACCGCGTCGACGGCGTGATCTTCGGCCGGGTCAAGGGCGGCTTCACCGTCGACCTCGGCGGCGCCGTGGCGTTCCTGCCCGGCAGCCAGGTCGACATCCGCCCGGTCCGCGACGTGCAGCCGCTGATGGACCTGCCGCAGCCGTTCCAGGTCCTCAAGATGGACCGTCGCCGCGGCAACATTGTCGTGTCGCGCCGCGCCATCCTCGAGGAAACTCGCGCCGAGCAGCGTTCGGGCCTCATCCAGAGCCTGGCCGAGGGCCAGATCATCGAGGGCGTGGTCAAGAACATCACCGACTACGGCGCGTTCGTCGACCTCGGCGGCATCGACGGCCTGCTTCACGTCACCGACATCAGCTACAAGCGCGTCAACCACCCGTCGGAAGTGCTCAACATCGGTGACACGGTGAAGGTGCAGATCATCCGCATCAACCGTGAGACCCAGCGCATCAGCCTCGGCATGAAGCAGCTCGAGAGCGATCCGTGGGAGGGCGCTTCGGCCAAATATCCGATCGACGGTACCTTCCGTGGGCGCGTCACCAACATCACCGAATATGGCGCCTTCGTCGAGCTCGAGCCGGGCATCGAGGGCCTCGTCCACGTCTCGGAGATGAGCTGGACCAAGAAGAACGTCCACCCGGGCAAGATCGTCAGCACTTCGCAGGAAGTCGACGTCAAGGTCCTTGAGGTCGACGAAGAGAAGCGTCGCATCTCGCTCGGCCTCAAGCAGGCCCAGTCGAACCCGTGGCACGACTTCGCCGACAAGCACCCGGTCGGCTCGACCGTCGAGGGCGAAGTCAAGAACGCGACCGAGTTCGGCCTGTTCATCGGCCTCGACGGCGACGTCGACGGCATGGTCCATATGTCGGACATCGCCTGGGGCGTGTCGGGCGAGGAAGCGCTGCAGCTCCACCACAAGGGTGAGCAGGTGCAGGCCGTCGTCCTCGACGTCGACGTCGAGAAGGAGCGCATCAGCCTCGGCATGAAGCAGCTCGAGCGCGGCGGTGTCGCGGCGGGCGGCACCGGCACCGGCGCCAACAAGGGCGAGACAGTCACCGTGACCGTGCTCGAGGTTCGCGACGGCGGGCTCGAAGTGCAGATCGGCGACGATGGCGCGACCGGCTTCATCAAGCGCACCGACCTCGGCCGCGACCGCGACGAGCAGCGTCCGGAGCGCTTCCAGGTCGGCCAGAAGTTCGACGCTCAGGTCACCGGCTTCGACCGGTCGAAGAAGCCGACCTTCTCGATCAAGGCGCTGCAGATCGCCGAAGAGAAGCAGGCGGTAGCCCAGTACGGCTCGAGCGACAGCGGCGCGAGCCTCGGCGACATCCTTGGCCAGGCGCTCAAGGAAGCCCAGGGCAAGACCAAGAAGTAA
- a CDS encoding NAD-dependent succinate-semialdehyde dehydrogenase — protein sequence MTDTATYDTDLKLFIDGSWRAGEGGDCAPVINPATGDAIAQVPLASTGDLEEALAAAERAWPAWRATDVEARGAILHQAAALLRERGPAIGALLTQEQGKPLPEAIGEVYGAAQLFDYYAEEAKRSYGRVLVRPAGQRSIVIPQPVGPTATFTPWNFPIYLLAKKVAAALAAGCTVISKPPEETPGCTGAMARALADAGIPKGVFQLVHGVPDTVSRQLIGSKVIRKISFTGSIPVGKHLMTLAADGMKRITMELGGHAPVLVFDDCDLDKTLDAVVPQKFRNAGQVCVSPTRFYVQEGIYDAFKRGFAERTAKVKMGNGMAEGTAMGPLANQRRLPAIQQLVEDAKAKGAAVLAGGEPGDGGYFFQPTVLADVPLEADVMNHEPFGPVALMRSFVHDDEALEQANRLPYGLAAFVFTENGRRANLMGDAIESGMVGINTFAISVADAPFGGIKNSGTGSEGGPEGLASYQVTKAIHQA from the coding sequence ATGACCGATACCGCGACCTACGATACCGACCTCAAACTGTTCATCGACGGGAGCTGGCGTGCCGGCGAAGGCGGCGATTGCGCCCCCGTGATCAACCCGGCGACCGGCGACGCGATCGCCCAAGTGCCGCTCGCCTCGACCGGCGATCTCGAGGAAGCGCTCGCCGCCGCCGAGCGGGCGTGGCCGGCGTGGCGCGCGACCGACGTCGAGGCACGCGGGGCGATCCTCCACCAGGCGGCGGCGCTGCTGCGCGAGCGGGGCCCGGCGATCGGCGCGTTGCTGACGCAGGAGCAGGGCAAGCCGCTGCCCGAGGCGATCGGCGAGGTCTACGGCGCCGCGCAACTGTTCGATTATTACGCCGAGGAGGCCAAGCGCTCCTACGGCCGGGTGCTGGTGCGCCCCGCAGGACAGCGCTCGATCGTCATCCCGCAGCCGGTCGGGCCAACCGCGACCTTCACGCCGTGGAATTTCCCGATCTACCTGCTCGCAAAGAAGGTCGCCGCGGCGCTGGCGGCGGGCTGCACCGTCATCTCCAAGCCGCCCGAGGAGACCCCGGGCTGCACCGGGGCGATGGCGCGGGCGCTCGCTGATGCCGGGATCCCCAAGGGCGTGTTCCAGCTGGTCCACGGCGTGCCCGACACGGTCAGCCGCCAGCTGATCGGCAGCAAGGTCATCCGCAAGATCAGCTTCACCGGGTCGATCCCGGTCGGCAAGCATCTGATGACACTCGCCGCCGACGGCATGAAGCGGATCACCATGGAGCTGGGCGGGCACGCCCCGGTGCTGGTGTTCGACGATTGCGACCTCGACAAGACGCTCGACGCGGTGGTGCCGCAGAAATTCCGCAATGCCGGGCAGGTCTGCGTGTCCCCCACCCGCTTCTACGTTCAGGAAGGCATCTACGACGCTTTCAAGCGCGGCTTCGCCGAGCGGACGGCCAAGGTGAAGATGGGCAACGGCATGGCGGAGGGCACTGCGATGGGCCCGCTCGCCAATCAGCGCCGCCTTCCCGCGATCCAGCAGCTTGTCGAAGACGCCAAGGCCAAAGGCGCTGCGGTGCTGGCCGGGGGCGAGCCGGGCGACGGGGGCTATTTCTTCCAGCCGACCGTGCTCGCCGATGTGCCGCTCGAGGCCGACGTGATGAACCATGAGCCGTTCGGCCCCGTCGCGCTGATGCGCAGCTTCGTTCATGACGACGAGGCGCTCGAACAGGCCAACCGCCTGCCCTACGGCCTTGCCGCCTTCGTCTTCACCGAGAACGGCCGCCGCGCCAATCTGATGGGCGACGCGATCGAGAGCGGGATGGTCGGCATCAACACCTTCGCCATCTCGGTTGCCGACGCACCGTTCGGAGGGATCAAGAATTCGGGCACCGGATCCGAAGGCGGCCCCGAAGGGCTGGCGAGCTATCAGGTGACCAAGGCGATCCACCAGGCGTGA
- a CDS encoding DUF3489 domain-containing protein yields the protein MSKNKKKPSKSESLRKLLSRERGATVPELCKAAAWQEHSVRAFLSGVRKTVEVLKEQRGDGAISYRLAPAPEPAAVTEHAA from the coding sequence ATGTCCAAGAACAAGAAGAAGCCGAGCAAGTCAGAAAGCTTGCGCAAACTGTTATCTCGCGAGCGCGGCGCCACCGTGCCAGAGCTATGCAAGGCAGCTGCGTGGCAGGAGCATAGCGTCCGGGCATTCCTGTCGGGCGTGCGCAAGACCGTTGAGGTGCTGAAGGAGCAGCGCGGCGACGGCGCGATCAGCTATCGACTGGCACCCGCACCGGAGCCCGCCGCCGTGACGGAACACGCCGCGTGA
- a CDS encoding PilZ domain-containing protein → MMARGPRVGVEYAAVLVSADGHQSKVTVKDVSARGFRLEHFDDLREGDEIELRLDKGETLRGRLQWTLGNEAGGLFLDPPPTVD, encoded by the coding sequence ATGATGGCTCGTGGACCGCGTGTTGGCGTCGAATATGCGGCGGTTCTTGTCTCCGCCGACGGCCATCAATCAAAGGTCACCGTCAAGGACGTCTCGGCGCGCGGGTTCCGGCTCGAGCACTTTGACGATCTCCGCGAAGGCGACGAGATCGAGCTTCGGCTCGACAAGGGCGAAACGCTGCGCGGGCGCCTGCAATGGACGCTCGGCAACGAAGCGGGCGGGCTGTTCCTCGATCCGCCCCCAACGGTCGACTGA